GACACGACGTCGTTGGGGCGGACGGCAACCGTTGTGTGGAATCGGCGTTACGTCCTTAATCAATCGGATTTTTAACCCAGCGATTTGAAGTGCGCGAATGGCGGCTTCACGGCCGGAACCGGGGCCTTTGACGCGAACTTCAACTGACTCGAGTCCATGTTCTTTTGCACGGTCTGCGGCTTCTTGCGCCGTAATTTGTGCTGCATAGGGCGTACTTTTTCTTGAGCCTTTGAATCCGGTGTTGCCGGAGGTGGCCCATGAAATTGCGTTGCCTTCCATGTCAGTAATCGTGACAATGGTGTTATTGAACGTCGCCTGGATGTGAGCAATACCGCGCGGGACGTTCTTTTTAACTTTTTTCTTACCGCGACCGGCTCCTCGTCCTCGAGCCATAATTCAAACTCCTTTATTAACTTCTCAATTAAGTTATTTCTTCTTGTTAACGCCGATGGTGCGCTTGGGGCCTTTTCGCGTACGCGAATTGGTTCGCGTACGTTGACCGCGGCATGGCAAGCCGCGACGATGGCGCAAGCCGCGATAGCAGCCAATGTCCATCAGACGCTTGATGTTCATATTGATTTCCCGACGGAGGTCACCCTCGACGGTATAATCTTGTTGAATGACTCCAGTGATTCGACCGACTTCATCTTCTGTCAGGTCGCGTACGCGGGTGCTGAGATCCACAGCCGCTTTCTGAAGAATGATTTCGGATGTTGCCGGACCGATACCGAAGATATAGGTCAAACCGATCAAAACACGTTTATCACGGGGTAGGTCGACGCCGCTTATACGAGCCACTTTCGCTCCTCCTTCACCTTACCCTTGGCGCTGCTTATGGCGCGGATTTTTACAGATCACACGCACAACGCCTCGTCGGCGGATGACCTTGCAATGTTCACAAATGGGTTTTACAGATGCCTTTACTTTCATCACTTACTCCTAAACATCTCAAGCCTGTCGATATGTAATGCGTCCTCGGCTGAGATCGTACGGCGACAGCTCAACCGTTACGGTGTCTCCCGGCAGGATACGAATATAGTGCATACGCATTTTGCCGGAAATATGCGCAAGAACCTTATGACCGTTTTCTAATTCAACCCGAAACATCGCATTTGGCAATGTTTCGACGATTTTCCCTTTGACTTCGATTACGTTTTTTTTCGCCATCGTTAAACCACTAGACTCTTTCTTATGCCTGCGAGACTGGCGCTGTCTCTATTTCTGCATCCAAGTTCTCCGGGTATATACGCCCTACCGCAGAGGACAATACTTTAGGCCCGTCCGGCGTCACGGCAATCATATCTTCGACGTGAACTGACAGGCTTCGATCTTTGGTCACCACTGTCCAGCGGTCAGATAAAACTTGTACTTCCCAACCGCCTAAGTTAAACATCGGCTCAATGCAAATCACCATGCCAATTTTGATGCGAGGGCCAGACCCTGCTTTTCCATAATTTGGAATTTGAGGGTCTTCGTGCATCTCGCGTCCGACTGCGTGGCCAACGAAATCACGCACAACGCCGTAGCCGTACTTCCTGCCAATTGACTCGACTGTGTGCGAAATGTCGCCGACTCGTTTCCCTGCAACGACTTGCTTTCCTGCCTCCCGCAGCGAGTGATACGAACGCCGCAGCAACAGGTCGGCTTCTTCTGAAATCTTTCCGACCGGATAGGTTCGGGCAACGTCTCCGACAAAGCCCTGATAGTGAACGCCAATGTCCAAACTCAGAATGTCGCCATCTTTTAGTTTTCGATCCGACGGGAAGCCATGAACCACTTGTTCATTCACGGAAGCGCAAACTGAATAAGGAAAGCCTCGATACCCTTTAAAGGCGGGCCTAGCCCCTAAACCTTTAATTGTCTTCTCTGCAAACTGGTCAATCTCGATGGTTGGTATTCCCGGTTCGATCAAGCCATGAACCCGGTTGTGGACTTCGGATACCAAATCTGCGCTTTCTTGCAGTTTTTGGATTTCCAAAGGCGACTTTAAAGTAATCATTCTAACTCTTTGCTTTCAAAAAATATTGTTCTCTTTGAAAGCTATTTCAACCATCGAATCGTTTTGTTTCTTAACTGAGTAACCGTCTACTCAAAATGGCTCAAGCTTTCTATTATACCAAATCCTCTAATTCCTACAATCCCTGCAATTTACATACCGGAACGGCCTCGGACGCGTCCGCGCTTGCGGAAACCATCGTAGTTGCGAACTCGAAGATGGTTTTCAATCTGATTGACGGTATCTAACGCAACGCCAACCACGATTATGATTGATGTTCCGCCAAGCATATAGGCTACGCTACCAGGAATTTGGAGAAAACGCGCCATTAAATCTGGTAAAACTGCCACGCTGGCGAGAAACACAGCGCCCGCTAATGTGATTCGATTAAGGATTTTTGTTAGATATTCTTCGGTACGCTTTCCATGACTGTATCCAGGGATCGTAGAGCCGCTCTTTTGTAAATTCTCCGCGACATCTTTCGGGTTAAATGTAATCGCCGTGTAGAAGTAGCAGAAGAAGATAATGAGCGCAACATATAGAATTGAATACCAGAACGTGCCAGGCGTCATTAAAGTTTGAATCCAAAGAGCGCCGTCTAAAATCCAAGAGAAGCTTTCAGAATTTTGTAAAGGCGTTGCAAAGTTCACAAAGAACGATGGCAACATCAGAATGGCGGCTGCAAAAATGACTGGAATAACGCCTGCGGTGTTAATCCGTAAAGGTAAGTAGGCGTTTGCTTGCCCACCAAACATTCGCCCGCCGCGGACTTGGCGCCCGCGCTTAATTGGAACCCGCCGCTGTCCAAACTGAACAATCACAACCCCGGCTACAACGATGACAAACACGGCGAATGAAATCAACGCATCAAATGCCGTGAAACTAGAGTCGCCGATAGATAACAGCTGGGCTGCTTGACTAATTGCTGCTGGGAAAACGGCTACAATGTTCGCGAAGATAATCAGCGAGATGCCGTTGCCGATTCCCCGCTCCGTGATAAGTTCACCCATCCACATGATGACAATGACGCCAGCTGTCATAGAGAACATGCAAAGAATACGGAATATCCAGCCTGGATCATAAACAATCGGGCCCCAATAAGCAGCGTTTTCAAGCGAGAATGAAATCAAGAACGCTTGAAAGGCCGTGATGCCGACCGTCAGGTAGCGTGTGTACTGGTTAATTTTCTTTCGGCCTTCCTCGCCTTTTTTGGAAAGTTCTTCCAAGTAAGGTGAAGAAACCGTTAAAAGTTGAAGAATAATCGAAGCGCTAATGTAAGGCATAATGCCTAACGAGAAGATGGATGCTTGTGAGAAAGCGCCCCCGGCAAATAAATTGACCAAACTAAAGAGGTCGCCTCCGGAGCCCACCGAATCATTCAACACAAGCGGGTTGATTCCTGGAACCGGGACATATTTGCCGATTTGCAAAATCGCGAGAACCGCAAGCGTGAAGAATACGCGTTTGCGAAGATCGGGAATCCGAAAGATGTTATAAAAGGCGTCCATCATAATCGTTGCATTACCTTACTGAGCGTTTTCGCTCGTGCGCACGACCGCTTCGCCGCCCGCTTGGGCGATTTTCTCCATCGCGGATTTTGTGAAAGCATCCGCCTGGACGATCAACTTGGCTTTCAAGTCGCCGTCGCCGAGAATCTTAATCAAACGGTCGGTTTTTTTAATCAGACCCGCTTCTTTGAGCGCTTCTGCATTCACCGTTTGACCGTCGCTAAATTTAGCCAGACCTTCGATCTTGACTAATTGAAAGTGCTTTTTGTTCCGTGAGAAGAACCCACGTTTCGGAACCCGACGCTGTAACGGCATTTGACCGCCCTCAAACCAAGGACGACTTTTATAACCGGAACGCGACTTTTGACCGTTTTCACCACGACCAGCCGTTTTTCCGCTGCCGGAGCCAGGGCCGCGACCAACGCGTTTTCTTTTTTTACGGGGCGGCGTTTGAAGTTCACCGATAAACATAATGCAATACTCGCTTTCGAGCGTTTCTATCAGAAATAATTTATTCTTCGATTTCGCGAACGCTGACCATAAAATCAACGCAGCGGATCATGCCTCGAATTTGAGGCGAATCTTCATGAACAACTGTTTTGTTGGGCCGACTCAATCCAAGCGCCTTAATTGTGGCTTTGTGCTTAGGAACGCGGCTTGTGGTGCTACGAATTTGGGTGATTTCTAATTTCTTTGCCATTAGCCCA
This Candidatus Hinthialibacter antarcticus DNA region includes the following protein-coding sequences:
- the rpsK gene encoding 30S ribosomal protein S11, producing MARGRGAGRGKKKVKKNVPRGIAHIQATFNNTIVTITDMEGNAISWATSGNTGFKGSRKSTPYAAQITAQEAADRAKEHGLESVEVRVKGPGSGREAAIRALQIAGLKIRLIKDVTPIPHNGCRPPQRRRV
- the rpsM gene encoding 30S ribosomal protein S13; translation: MARISGVDLPRDKRVLIGLTYIFGIGPATSEIILQKAAVDLSTRVRDLTEDEVGRITGVIQQDYTVEGDLRREINMNIKRLMDIGCYRGLRHRRGLPCRGQRTRTNSRTRKGPKRTIGVNKKK
- the rpmJ gene encoding 50S ribosomal protein L36 — protein: MKVKASVKPICEHCKVIRRRGVVRVICKNPRHKQRQG
- the infA gene encoding translation initiation factor IF-1, producing the protein MAKKNVIEVKGKIVETLPNAMFRVELENGHKVLAHISGKMRMHYIRILPGDTVTVELSPYDLSRGRITYRQA
- the map gene encoding type I methionyl aminopeptidase, whose product is MITLKSPLEIQKLQESADLVSEVHNRVHGLIEPGIPTIEIDQFAEKTIKGLGARPAFKGYRGFPYSVCASVNEQVVHGFPSDRKLKDGDILSLDIGVHYQGFVGDVARTYPVGKISEEADLLLRRSYHSLREAGKQVVAGKRVGDISHTVESIGRKYGYGVVRDFVGHAVGREMHEDPQIPNYGKAGSGPRIKIGMVICIEPMFNLGGWEVQVLSDRWTVVTKDRSLSVHVEDMIAVTPDGPKVLSSAVGRIYPENLDAEIETAPVSQA
- the secY gene encoding preprotein translocase subunit SecY, yielding MMDAFYNIFRIPDLRKRVFFTLAVLAILQIGKYVPVPGINPLVLNDSVGSGGDLFSLVNLFAGGAFSQASIFSLGIMPYISASIILQLLTVSSPYLEELSKKGEEGRKKINQYTRYLTVGITAFQAFLISFSLENAAYWGPIVYDPGWIFRILCMFSMTAGVIVIMWMGELITERGIGNGISLIIFANIVAVFPAAISQAAQLLSIGDSSFTAFDALISFAVFVIVVAGVVIVQFGQRRVPIKRGRQVRGGRMFGGQANAYLPLRINTAGVIPVIFAAAILMLPSFFVNFATPLQNSESFSWILDGALWIQTLMTPGTFWYSILYVALIIFFCYFYTAITFNPKDVAENLQKSGSTIPGYSHGKRTEEYLTKILNRITLAGAVFLASVAVLPDLMARFLQIPGSVAYMLGGTSIIIVVGVALDTVNQIENHLRVRNYDGFRKRGRVRGRSGM
- the rplO gene encoding 50S ribosomal protein L15, which translates into the protein MFIGELQTPPRKKRKRVGRGPGSGSGKTAGRGENGQKSRSGYKSRPWFEGGQMPLQRRVPKRGFFSRNKKHFQLVKIEGLAKFSDGQTVNAEALKEAGLIKKTDRLIKILGDGDLKAKLIVQADAFTKSAMEKIAQAGGEAVVRTSENAQ
- the rpmD gene encoding 50S ribosomal protein L30, which encodes MAKKLEITQIRSTTSRVPKHKATIKALGLSRPNKTVVHEDSPQIRGMIRCVDFMVSVREIEE